The window AGCCTCGCCGACAACGGCTTCGAGCCGGTCGCGCTGTCCGACTGCCGGCCCGTCACCAGGACCGGCCCGTTCCGGGATGTCGACGTGACAGCCCTGCAGCGGATCCTCGCGGAGCGGCCGGGCGGGGTGTCGATGATCTGCCTGGAACTCAGCGACAACGCTCAGGGCGGCTACCCGATCTCACTGGCGAACCTGCGCGAGGTGCGCCGGATCGCGGTGGCGGCCGGGATCCCGCTGGTGCTCGACGCCACCCGGGCGCTGGAGAACGCGGCGTTCGTGGTGGAGCACGAGGTGGGCCAACAGGGCCGGAGCATATGGAAGGTGACGGCAGATCTGCTGGCCACCGCCGACGCGGTGACGATGGGCCTGTCGAAGGACTTCGGCATCGACTTCGGCGGTCTGGTCGCCACCTCCCGCCCGGGCCTGGTCGAGCAGCTGCGGGAGCAGGTGTCGACCCGCGGCCACCAGATCAACCTGGCGGGCCGGCGGCAGATCGCGGCGGCCCTGGCGGACTCCGGCGGCGTCGCCGAGCAGGTGGGCCGGCGCCGGGCCGCGGTGAAGATGCTGTGGAACCTGCTGTCGCGGGCGGGTCTGCCCGTGATCGGCCCGGCGGCCGGGCACTGCGTGCTGCTGGACACCACCGCGATGAAGCAGTTCGCGGACTTCGAGCACCCGGTGCCCTCCTGCCTGGACTGGATCTTCGAGCACACCGGCGTCCGGGGCGGCCCGCACCTGGCCACCGGCGCGGGCGCGGCGCCGCTGATTCGGCTGGCGGTCCCGGTCGGCACCGAGACCTCGGACATCCGGGAGATCGGCAAGCGGCTGGCCCGGCTGTACCGTTCCGGCCCGGCGCCGGTCGAGCTCATCCCGGTCGACCTGACCGCGGCCCCCGCGCAGGCGGTGTTCCACCCTGCGGCGGTGGTGCCGGAGGACATCAAGGCGGCACTGCGCGCGGGCGTCCGCGCGAAGGACGACAACCTGGGCGTGCTGACCGACTTCGGCGCGCCGGTGGAGCACCGGATCGTCAGCATCCCGCAGGGCGGCGAGGTGGAGGCCTTCATGGCGGGCAACGGGCCGACACTGCTGTTCATCCACCCGTTCAACATCGGGGCGGGCGTGTTCCGCCACCAGTTCGCGGATCTGTCCGACCGCTACCGGGTGGTGGTGTTGCACGCCCCGGGCGTCGGCCGCACGAACGCCTCCGCCGACCTGACCCTGCAGGGCCTCGCCGAGGTACACCGAGCTGCGCTGCGCGAACTCGGCGCGACCGGCCCGGTGCACCTCGCGGGTGCCTCGTTCGGCGGCCTGACCGCGCAGACCTACGCGCTGGAGCACCCGGACGAGGTGGCGTCGCTGACCCTGATCTGCAGCTCGTACAAGTGCGCCAACCGGGTCGGCGAGGTCAACCGCCTGGACGTGGTGCTGCAGGAGGACTTCGACAAGATCGCCGCCGGCGGCGCGGGAGCTCCCGACGAGCAGCGGCGCCTGCAACTGGAGGAGGTGCTGCTGCGTTCCGAGAGCATGGACCCGCAGACCGGTCTGCGCTACCTGGACGTGTTCGCCACCGAGCCGGACCTGCTGTCCCGGCTGCCCCTGATCGCGGTGCCGACGCTGATCATCCAGGGCCGTTACGACTCGGTGATCCCGCAGAAGACCGCACACCTGCTGCACGGCGCGGTTGCCGACTCCCGGTACGCGGAGATCGACGGAGCCGGCCACTTCCCGGCGCTCACCCAGCCGGAGGTGTTCAACTCCGTTCTCGCCGGGTTCCTCTCCGAGCACGACACCGGGCACGACACCGAGCTCGACACACCGACCACTGTGAAGGGGGCGCAGTGATGCCCGGGACCGAGGATTCGCTGCTGCGGCCAGAGGTGTGGCGCGCCCCCGACGGCTCGGTCGGCCGGCTGGTCACCGTCAAACCCGGTATGTGCGGGCACAATTCGCTGTTCATCGGCCAGGTGGGCGACTGGACCTGGGAGACTGTCAGCGAGGTCTGCGGCACCGACGCGTTCAACGCGGTCAACGACCGGGGCCGGCCCACCTACCTCTCCTTCTACTACTTCAGGGTCCGCTCCGGCGGGCAGCTTCACACGGGCGCGCTGACCTTCGGCGACCGGATCGAGACCACCTCGCGGGTGTTCGGCTACGGCAGCGAGTCGGTGCTGACCCTGCACCGGATCCGCCGGGTGCCGCCCGGCTCCGAGGCGAAGCCCGAACAGGGCCTGGATCCCGACGAGTTCTTCGCAGCCCGGCAGCCCGACTGCCTGTACGTGCAGAACTTCAACCGTTGGGTCACCCGTAGTCACGCCGGCAGCAACGAGGGACTGATCACCTCCGCGCCGGCCGACTTCCGGCACGCCCACCTGCCGCACCTGCCCGCCGCCTACTCGCCGCGGGCGGCGTACGGGTCGGCCCGGGTCCGGCAGACCTTCCACGACCCGCAGGACCCGGAGTGGGAGGAGCTGGTGGCCGCGGACGAGGTCGAGTACCCGATCGACATCACCCGCGACATCAACGGCGTCGGACTCCTCTACTTCGCCTCGTACTTCTCCATCATCGACGGTGCCCTGCTCAAAATGTGGCGGAACCAGGGACGCGCCGACCGTAGATTCCTCGATCGAACGGTGCTGGATCACCAGCTCTGCTACCTCGGCAATGCCGACGCCGACTCGGTGCTGCGGATCCGGCTGCGCTCCTGGCGGCGCCGTGACGACCCGGCCGAGGAACGCTGGAACGCGGTGGTCGAGGACGCCGCGAGCGGCCGCTGCCTGGCGGTCTGCACCCTGCACGTACGACTGGAGGGCTCGAATGCCGCAGCGCAGTGATACCGACCGCGCCGCAGTGACCCGCCTGGTGCACGAGACCGTCGCCGCCATCCTGCCCCAGGTGCCCGTCGAGCAGATCACCGGCGACAAGCACCTCAAGGACCTCGGCGCGGACTCGGTGGACCGGGTGGAGATCATCATGGCGCTGATCGACGCGCTCGGAGTGCGCGAGCCGATGGCCGGCTTCAGCACCGTGCCCGACATCGACGCCCTGATCGACTTCCTGGTGGAGGTGAAGCAGCGATGACCGTCCGGATCGGCATCGAGGCGCTGAACGTCCACGCCGGCTTCGCCCAACTGTCCACCGCCGAGCTGTTCGAGGGCCGCGGCCTGGACCGGGAGCGGATCGGCCACCTGATGATGCGGGCCCGCTCGATCGCCCTGCCCTGCGAGGACCCGATCACCAACGCCGTCAACGCGGCCGCTCCGATCGTCAACCGGCTCGCCCCGCAGGACAAGGAGCGGATCGAACTGATCCTCACCTCCAGCGAATCCGGCGTCGACTTCAGCAAGTCGATCGCCTCGTACGTCCACGAGTTCCTGGGCCTCAGCCGCAAGTGCCGGGTGATGGAGGTCAAGCAGGCATGCTACGCCGCCACCGGCGCCCTGCAGATCGCCGCCGGCTACCTGGCCTCCGGCGTCTCCCCGGGCGCCAAGGCGCTGGTGATCGCCACCGACGTGTCCATGGTGGACGCCCGGGCCGGCTACGCGGAACCCGCCACCGGCACCGGCGCCTCCGCCATGCTGCTCGGCGATGATCCTCGGGTCCTCGCCCTCGACCTCGGCGCGTTCGGCACGCACGCCTACGAGACCATGGACTCGGCGCGGCCGATGCCGGACTACGACATCGCTGACGTCGACGGCTCGCTGTTCGCCTACCTGGACTGCGTGTCCAACAGCTTCACCGACTACTGCGGCAAGGTCGCCGATGTCGACCTGCAGACCACCTTCGACCAACTCGCCCTGCACACCCCGTTCGCCGGGCTGGTCAAGGCCGCACACCGCAAACTCATGCGGGAACATGCCCGAGCCACCCCTGACGCCATCGAGGCGGACTTCGCCGCCCGGGTGTCGCCTTCGCTGGTCTACCCCAGCCAGGTCGGCAACCTCTGTTCCGGCTCCGTCTACCTGGCCCTGGCCAGCCTCATCGACAACGCCCCGTACCGGGGCACCGCCCGGGTCGGCCTGTTCTCGTACGGCTCGGGCTGCGCCTCCGAGTTCTTCAGCGGACTCATCGACGAGGGTTCCCGCGCCGCGCTCGCCGAGCTGGACATCGCGGGCCGGCTGACCGCACGAGTTCCGCTGGGCTTCGCCGAGTACACCGAGCTGCTCGCCGAGAACAGCCGCTGTCTGGTCCCGGTCGAGAACCGCAAGATCGAGGTCGAGCGCTACCTGCGCTTCCTCGACGCCCGCCCCGGCGGCCGGGAGCCGCTGCTGGCGTACCGCGGCACCGAGGGCTACCACCGCACCTACGAGTGGGTCTAGGAGAACAACGAGATGGACGACAGCGACATCTTCGAGGCGGTCCGGCGCAATCTGGGCGTCGTGGTGTACGACCTGGACACCTCCACCGTCACCCTCGACAACAGCCTCGCCGAACTGGGCTGCAACAGCATCGACCGGGCCGAGGTGGTGACCCTCACCATGGAGGACATGGGCATCAGCGTGCCCGTGATGGAGTTCCAGCAGACCCGGGACATCCGCTCGCTGGTCACCTTGCTCGCCCGGCACTCCGCGTGACCCCCGGCGGCGGCGTCGTGGTCACCGGCCTCGGCGTGCACTGTGCGGCCGGCGCGGGCCTGGAGGCCTTCACCGACGCGCTGCGGGCCGGCCGCAGCGCCCTGCTGCCCGCCGCCGACCGGGACGCCGACTCACCCGGCGCGCCGCTGCCGCCCTTCGACTACCCGGCCCTGCTCACGGAGCGCCGGGCCCGCGGCGGGTGGGTGCCGGAGAAGGCGGCCCGGACGGCGGCCAGGTCGCCGCTCGGCGTGCGGGTCTCCGTGCTGACCGCTGCGGAGGCCTGGGCGCGTGCCGGACTCGCCGAGGGGGCCCTGCCACCCGAGCGGCTGGGCCT of the Streptomyces sp. NBC_01788 genome contains:
- a CDS encoding acyl carrier protein, with protein sequence MPQRSDTDRAAVTRLVHETVAAILPQVPVEQITGDKHLKDLGADSVDRVEIIMALIDALGVREPMAGFSTVPDIDALIDFLVEVKQR
- a CDS encoding hydroxymethylglutaryl-CoA synthase family protein, which gives rise to MTVRIGIEALNVHAGFAQLSTAELFEGRGLDRERIGHLMMRARSIALPCEDPITNAVNAAAPIVNRLAPQDKERIELILTSSESGVDFSKSIASYVHEFLGLSRKCRVMEVKQACYAATGALQIAAGYLASGVSPGAKALVIATDVSMVDARAGYAEPATGTGASAMLLGDDPRVLALDLGAFGTHAYETMDSARPMPDYDIADVDGSLFAYLDCVSNSFTDYCGKVADVDLQTTFDQLALHTPFAGLVKAAHRKLMREHARATPDAIEADFAARVSPSLVYPSQVGNLCSGSVYLALASLIDNAPYRGTARVGLFSYGSGCASEFFSGLIDEGSRAALAELDIAGRLTARVPLGFAEYTELLAENSRCLVPVENRKIEVERYLRFLDARPGGREPLLAYRGTEGYHRTYEWV
- a CDS encoding phosphopantetheine-binding protein; protein product: MDDSDIFEAVRRNLGVVVYDLDTSTVTLDNSLAELGCNSIDRAEVVTLTMEDMGISVPVMEFQQTRDIRSLVTLLARHSA
- a CDS encoding LnmK family bifunctional acyltransferase/decarboxylase translates to MPGTEDSLLRPEVWRAPDGSVGRLVTVKPGMCGHNSLFIGQVGDWTWETVSEVCGTDAFNAVNDRGRPTYLSFYYFRVRSGGQLHTGALTFGDRIETTSRVFGYGSESVLTLHRIRRVPPGSEAKPEQGLDPDEFFAARQPDCLYVQNFNRWVTRSHAGSNEGLITSAPADFRHAHLPHLPAAYSPRAAYGSARVRQTFHDPQDPEWEELVAADEVEYPIDITRDINGVGLLYFASYFSIIDGALLKMWRNQGRADRRFLDRTVLDHQLCYLGNADADSVLRIRLRSWRRRDDPAEERWNAVVEDAASGRCLAVCTLHVRLEGSNAAAQ